ATAGTGAGTTTAATCACAAGGATCAGCGCGCATCCTGCAGATACTGCCGCAGCCAGCTTCCGGCTACGCCGGGAGGGGATCGCTTATTCCACAGCAGATCGATGCCGATCGCCCGCGGCCAGCCGGGAACATTGAGCTGTACCAGGGATTTCGCGGCGGCAAACTCATCCACCAGCGCGCACGGCAAGACGCACCAGCCAAATCCCTGAACCGCCATACTCAAGAGTAACAGGTAATTCGGGGCTGACCAGACGGGCCCGCGCGCGATCTCCGCCTCGCGCTCCAGATAGGTGCTCAGCCGCAGCTCTCGCCAGCCGTGCAGCTCGTCACGCTGAACGTCATGTTGTCCGGCCAGCGGATGCGTGGTCGCGACATAGATCGCCATGCGGGTCTGCATCGGCAGCCGGATAGCGCCGATATCCGTAGGATAACCGTCTCGCGCTTCGGTGAGGCCAACCTGCGCTCGCTCTTTTTGCAACAGATCGATCACGTCCTCTTCCTCGCCAATCAGACATTCGAATTCCGTATGGGGAAAGCGCGCGTCAAACTGTTTCATCATCTCTTCCAGCACGTCCGGGTTGAGGGTATCGGAAAGGACAAACGTCAGACGCGCCTCCGTTTGCGCCGTTAACGACACCGCCAGCTCGTCCAGCCGCGTGCTGGCGGCCAGGATAGCCTGCACGTAGCCCAACACCTGTTCTCCCTGGACCGTTAACACCGGCTGGCGCGCCGAGCGGTCAAACAGCTCGAAACCGAGATCGGCTTCAAGATTGGCAATGGACGTGCTGATCGTCGACTGGCTTTTACGCAGCCGGCGGGCGGCCGCAGAAAAAGAGCCCGCCGCAACGGTCTCGACAAATGCGTTAAGGGCTTCGGGTGAATAGCGCATAACCTATCTACTTTAACGATGGATACTATCTTTAATATATCAGCTTTAGCGATGAAAATAGGCCACATCAACGCCCATACCGGCGAATTAATGAGGTCTGTGATTATGCAACATCAGGATGCACTCCAACGTAAACTGCCGGAGCGGATCTTTCATGCTGTCTGTTTTGAAGGGATTGCGACGGCGATCCTCGCCCCTACGGCGGCGTGGCTCATGCAGCGTTCCGTGGTGGAGATGGGTGGGTTGACCATTATTCTGGCCACCACCGCCATGCTGTGGAACATTATTTATAACTTCGGCTTCGACCGTTTCTGGCCGGTTCAGCGCGTCAAACGTACGGCAAAAGTGCGTGCGCTGCATGCGCTGGGGTTTGAATGCGGGTTTATTGTAATTGGCGTGTCGATTGTCGCCGCCGTGCTGGGCGTCACCCTGCTTCAGGCATTCACGCTGGAAATAGGTTTCTTCCTGTTCTTCCTGCCGTACACCATGTTCTACAACTGGGCATACGATTGCCTTCGCGAAAAATTTCTTAAGCGTCGCCAGCAACGGCGCGCCCTGGCAGGCTAAACCGCCTCTGGCCGGACGCCCGTTCCGGCCAAACTCCTTCGAAGCAACTGCGCTCTCCGTGCATAACTATGGTAAATTGCACTCCATTCCGATGGTTTGATAGTTGATACGTTGCTCTAATGTCGAAAATTTGGTCAAAAGATGAGACTCTCTGGAGTTTCGCTCTCTACGGCACGGCCGTGGGCGCAGGAACGCTGTTTTTGCCCATTCAGCTGGGCTCAGCAGGCGCTATCGTCCTGTTTATTACTGCCCTCGTGGCCTACCCCTTAACCTACTGGCCGCACCGGGCGCTGGCGCAATTTATCCTGTCGTCCAAAACAAAAGGCAACGAAGGGATCACCGGCGCCGTGTCGCACTACTACGGCAGGAAAATTGGCAATCTGATCACCACGCTCTATTTCATCGCCTTCTTTGTGGTGGTGCAGATTTATGCGGTGGCCATCACCAACTCGCTCACGGAACAGCTGGCGAAACACCTGACGGTTGATACCGCCGTTCGCGTACTGGTCAGCCTGGGGGTGGTGCTGGTCCTGAATCTGATCTTCCTGATGGGACGGCATATCACGATAAAAGTGATGGGCTTCCTGGTGTTTCCGCTGATTGCCTACTTCCTGTTTGTCTCGCTCTATCTGATCGGCAGCTGGCAACCTTCGCTGCTGACCAGCCAGATGGCCGTCGATCGCCATACGCTGCACCAGGTCTGGATTTCGATTCCGGTGATGGTGTTTGCGTTCAGCCATACCCCGATTATCTCCACATTTGCCGTTGATCGTCGCGAGAAATTTGCCGACGGCGCAATGGATAAATGCAAGAAAATCATGAAGGTGGCGTACCTGATTATCTGCCTGAGCGTGCTGTTCTTTGTCTTCAGCTGCCTGCTCTCTATTCCACCGTCGTACATTGTGACCGCCAAAGAGCAAGGGGTGACGATCCTGTCCGCGCTGTCGATGATGCCTTCTTCACCGGCGTGGCTGGGTATTTCCGGGATTATCGTGGCGATTATTGCGATGTCGAAATCGTTCCTCGGCACCTATTTTGGGGTGATTGAAGGGGCAACGGAGATCGTGAAGTCGTCGCTCAATCAGGTGGGCGTAAAAAAGAGCCGCGCCTTTAACCGCGCGATATCCATTATGGGGGTGTCGTTAATCACCTTTGCCGTCTGCTGCATTAACCCGAACGCCATTTCGATGATTTACGCCATCAGCGGCCCGCTTATCGCCATGATCCTGTTTATCATGCCGACGCTGTCGACGTATCTGATCCCCTCCCTGAAACAGTACCGTTCCATTGGCAACCTGCTGACGCTGATCGTCGGGGTGCTGTGCGTGTCGGTGATGTTTGTCGGCTAATCTCCTTTGATGCCCGGCGCTCTGCCGGGCATGTCATTTAGTCTCGTCCCGTGACGTCCAGCGGAAAAGGTCTGTCCTGCACCACCGTTTTCATCACCAGCGTAGAGCGAAGATGCTGCACGCCAGGCATGGCGGAAAGCTTCTCGTCATAGAGCTTCTGGAAAGCGGAGAGGTCGCGGGTCACGACGTGCATCAGATAATCGGGATCGCCAAACAGACGCTGCGCCAGCACGATCTGCGGAATTTCCTCCACCGCCGCTTCAAACGCGCTAACCGCCTTTCGGTCCCCCTCTTTCAGCGTCGCAAAGACGATCGCCAGGAAGTTAAACCCCATTTTAGCCGGATCCAGGCTGGCACGGTATCCCGTTATGGCCCCGCTTTGCTCCAGCGCCCGCACGCGACGATGGCACGGCGAGAGGCTCAGATTCACTCTTTCAGCCAGCTCGGTAAGGGATAAGCGGCCATCTGACTGTAGCTCAGCAAGAATTTTTCGATCGATGCTATCCATGTAGAAGATTTTCTCAATTTCACCGTGTTATGAGCATAACATTGAAAGCCTATTTCGCAGGGTTAACGATATTCTTTTTCGCAACGTTTGACGCACTGCGGGAGTTTTCAGGACGATGGAAATGAGTATTGTGGCCGGCTTTTGGGTAGTTTCTTTTCTGCTTATCATGACCCCGGGGGCCGACTGGGCCTACGCCATTAGCGCCGGGATCAACGGCCGCCGCGTGGTACCGGCGGTTATGGGGCTGATGTCCGGGCATCTGCTAGCCACGTTGATTGTGGTGGCAGGCGTGGGGGTACTGATTGCTCAACATCCGCTGGCGTTAGCCGGGCTGACCGTGGCGGGAGCGCTGTATCTCCTGTGGCTTGGCATAACGTTGCTGCGTCACCCGGCCGCACCGGAAAAGACCACCCAACACGCGGGAAACTGGACGCAGTGGGCGGTGAAAGGGCTCTGCATTAGCGGCCTAAACCCGAAGGTTTTTTTGCTGTTCCTGGCCCTGCTTCCGCAGTTTACAGACCCGACCGGAAGCTGGTCGATAGCGATGCAGATGTCTGCGCTTGGGATCATGCACCTTATCACCTGTACGCTGGTCTATCTGCTGGTGGGGTATGGTTCGAAAGCGGTGCTGGCGACCCGACCACAGGCGGCGCGTCTGGTGAGCAGGACATCGGGAGGGTTGATGGTGCTGATAGCGCTGGTATTGCTGTATGAGCAGGTGAGATAAAAAAACACCGGCCATCGCCGGTGTTATTTACGCCCGAATATCGTCATATTCCCGCGTTTTATCAAACTCATGCTTCGCGAACGGGCACAGCGGAATAATTTTGCGGTTCTCACCGCGCATCTTCTCCACCACTTTTGCCACCAACTGTTTACCGACCCCCTGCCCTTTCAGGCTCTCATCCACATCGGTATGCTCAATGATGCTCAGGTGCTCGCCGGTCGGCACGAAGACAATCTCCGCGACCTGATTACCGTTCGCATCATTCACGTAAAACTTGTTATGGCCTTCCAGAATATCCATGGTTCCTCGCTTATTTTTGGCGATACTTCAGCGCACCGCTCGGGCAGGTATCAATCACGCGGACAACCGTTTCAACGTCCACTTCATCGGGAATAATCCACGGTTTACGTTTCAGATTAAACAGCTTTGCGCTGCCACGCACGCAGTTACCTGAGTGTTTGCAGATCCCGGTATTGAAGTAAACGTCAATTTTCTCGCCGGTATAGGCCCGGTAACCCGCATCCAGTAGTTCTTTATCCATGACATTGCCTCTGTAATTATTATCGTGCTGAATGAAGCATAGCCTTACGGGATCCTGATGGCTATATACCCGTCATACTTCAAGCTGCAGGTGCGTTGGCTGCACTCACTCACCCCAGTCACGTACTTATGTACGCTCCCGGGGATTCGTTCCCTTGCCGCGTTACTCGGCCTGTGGCCTCGCCCCTTCGGGGCCAGCGCAAGCGCTGTTCAAAACGGCAAGCCGTTTTGTCCTGCAACTCGAATTATTTAGGGTATAACGCCGAAAACGAAAAGCCAGGTCACAACTCTTTTCTCGCCAGATTGCGTCCGCTATTTGCCCATGTCAGGCTCGGCAAATGTCACTTTTACATAACTTCCGCAGGTTGAATGAAACGCAGACTCTCTTTTCAGGTAAAGCTGTTTTTAGCGCTGGTGTGCTTCTCCTGCCTGCTGTTAGTTCTGCTGGGAACAATCCTATTTCATTTTATTGACCGGCAGCTCCATCACGATCTCGGCCAGCGCGCCCGAGTTCAGGCCAGCCAGATCGCGCTGATGCCGGGTCTGGCGGCAATGGTTGCGGCCAGAGATATCCCCGGTATCGCCCGGTTAATTCAGCCGCTGCGCGCCGAAAGCGATGCCAGCTACATTGTGATTGGCGATACCGAGGAACAGCACCTCTATCATTCGGAATCCCCGGAGCGGATTAATTTACCGATGATCGGCGGGGACAATGCGGAGGTGTTAAAGGGTAAAACCATTATTTCCGTGCGTCAGGGTGGGATTGGCGTGTCGCTACGCAGCAAAGCCCCCATCTTCAATGCGCAGCATCAGGTGATTGGCATTGTCTCGGTCGGCTATCTGACATCCTATATTGCCAACATAAATGCCCGCATTCTCTGGCAGTCCGGGCTGTACGGCGCGGGTCTTCTTCTGCTGCTGTTTATGTTCTCCTGGCTGTTTACCCGCAATCTCAAAAAACAGATGTTCCGACTGGAGCCGAAAGATATCGCTCAGCTGGTTTTGCAGCAGCGCGCGCTATTAGAAGCCATGTATGAGGGGGTATTTGCCGTCAATGAAGAGAAGCAGCTGATTTTGATTAACCGCGCCGCACGAGAAATGCTGGATATTCGGCAAAGTGAGAAAGAACTTATCGGCAAACCGCTGGAAGACGTTCTGCAGACGTCACCGGGCTTTTTATCTCAGCGCTACGCCTCGGTGAGCAGCGGCCGCCACGACCAGATTGCCGTTCTTAACCAGCGCGAGGTGATCGTCAACCGCGTGGCGATTGAGGTTGAACCTGGCGTTGAAAGCGGCTGGGTCTACAGCTTCCGAGACAAAAATGACATCAACACCCTCAGCAGCCAGCTCAGCCAGATCAAGCGCTATGCGGATAACCTGCGCATTATGCGCCACGAGCAGCTGAACTGGACCGCCACGCTGGTGGGATTACTGCAGATGAAACACTATGACGAGGCGATCCGTTACATCCAGGTACAGTCCGAAGGCGCGCAACGCGTGCTGGATTTTGTCTCCGCCCGCTTTTCCTCTCCCGCGCTGTGTGGTCTGCTGTTAGGAAAATACGTCAGCGCGCGCGAGAAAGGGATCGAGCTGCTGTTTGACCCCGCCTGCCAGCTCACCCGTATGCCCGCCACGCTCAACGAAACGGAGCTGATGTCGGTTATTGGTAATCTGCTGGATAACGCGGTGGACGCAACCCTTAAGGCACCGGTCCCCGCGCCGGTGGAGCTCTACATTTCTGACCGTAACCAGGAGCTGCTGATCGAGGTGGCTGACCGGGGCTGCGGGGTGGAGGATGCGATGAAGCCGCATATCTTCCGCCAGGGGTTCAGCAGCAAACCGGAACGTGAAAACGACATTGTGGGCACCGAGCACGGTATTGGCCTGTTTCTGGTGGCAGGATATATCGACAAGGCCGGCGGCAGTATTGAGATTGCCGACAACACGCCACAAGGGACTATTTTTTCTGTGTTTATTCCGAATGGGCAAAAGCATGACCCGAGCACTTGATGTTGTGATCGTTGAAGATGAGCCGCACCTGGCGGAGCTGCATCGCGAGTATATCGAGCAGAATTTTCATTTGCGCGTGGTGGGTATCGCCGCGTCGATTGAGCAGGCATGCAGCCTGATTCGTCAGCATCAGCCGCGGCTTATCCTGCTGGACAACTATCTTCCGGACGGTAAAGGCGTGGAGCTCATCGATAACCCGCTCCTGAAAAGCTACGAATGCTCGGTGATCTTCATCACCGCCGCCAGCGATATGCAAACCTGCAGCCACGCC
The Enterobacter pseudoroggenkampii genome window above contains:
- the yjdI gene encoding 4Fe-4S mono-cluster protein YjdI; the protein is MDKELLDAGYRAYTGEKIDVYFNTGICKHSGNCVRGSAKLFNLKRKPWIIPDEVDVETVVRVIDTCPSGALKYRQK
- a CDS encoding LysE family translocator, which gives rise to MEMSIVAGFWVVSFLLIMTPGADWAYAISAGINGRRVVPAVMGLMSGHLLATLIVVAGVGVLIAQHPLALAGLTVAGALYLLWLGITLLRHPAAPEKTTQHAGNWTQWAVKGLCISGLNPKVFLLFLALLPQFTDPTGSWSIAMQMSALGIMHLITCTLVYLLVGYGSKAVLATRPQAARLVSRTSGGLMVLIALVLLYEQVR
- a CDS encoding LysR family transcriptional regulator is translated as MRYSPEALNAFVETVAAGSFSAAARRLRKSQSTISTSIANLEADLGFELFDRSARQPVLTVQGEQVLGYVQAILAASTRLDELAVSLTAQTEARLTFVLSDTLNPDVLEEMMKQFDARFPHTEFECLIGEEEDVIDLLQKERAQVGLTEARDGYPTDIGAIRLPMQTRMAIYVATTHPLAGQHDVQRDELHGWRELRLSTYLEREAEIARGPVWSAPNYLLLLSMAVQGFGWCVLPCALVDEFAAAKSLVQLNVPGWPRAIGIDLLWNKRSPPGVAGSWLRQYLQDAR
- a CDS encoding ATP-binding protein, coding for MKRRLSFQVKLFLALVCFSCLLLVLLGTILFHFIDRQLHHDLGQRARVQASQIALMPGLAAMVAARDIPGIARLIQPLRAESDASYIVIGDTEEQHLYHSESPERINLPMIGGDNAEVLKGKTIISVRQGGIGVSLRSKAPIFNAQHQVIGIVSVGYLTSYIANINARILWQSGLYGAGLLLLLFMFSWLFTRNLKKQMFRLEPKDIAQLVLQQRALLEAMYEGVFAVNEEKQLILINRAAREMLDIRQSEKELIGKPLEDVLQTSPGFLSQRYASVSSGRHDQIAVLNQREVIVNRVAIEVEPGVESGWVYSFRDKNDINTLSSQLSQIKRYADNLRIMRHEQLNWTATLVGLLQMKHYDEAIRYIQVQSEGAQRVLDFVSARFSSPALCGLLLGKYVSAREKGIELLFDPACQLTRMPATLNETELMSVIGNLLDNAVDATLKAPVPAPVELYISDRNQELLIEVADRGCGVEDAMKPHIFRQGFSSKPERENDIVGTEHGIGLFLVAGYIDKAGGSIEIADNTPQGTIFSVFIPNGQKHDPST
- a CDS encoding Lrp/AsnC family transcriptional regulator, which produces MDSIDRKILAELQSDGRLSLTELAERVNLSLSPCHRRVRALEQSGAITGYRASLDPAKMGFNFLAIVFATLKEGDRKAVSAFEAAVEEIPQIVLAQRLFGDPDYLMHVVTRDLSAFQKLYDEKLSAMPGVQHLRSTLVMKTVVQDRPFPLDVTGRD
- a CDS encoding GNAT family N-acetyltransferase is translated as MDILEGHNKFYVNDANGNQVAEIVFVPTGEHLSIIEHTDVDESLKGQGVGKQLVAKVVEKMRGENRKIIPLCPFAKHEFDKTREYDDIRA
- a CDS encoding multidrug/biocide efflux PACE transporter — translated: MQHQDALQRKLPERIFHAVCFEGIATAILAPTAAWLMQRSVVEMGGLTIILATTAMLWNIIYNFGFDRFWPVQRVKRTAKVRALHALGFECGFIVIGVSIVAAVLGVTLLQAFTLEIGFFLFFLPYTMFYNWAYDCLREKFLKRRQQRRALAG
- a CDS encoding amino acid permease — encoded protein: MSKIWSKDETLWSFALYGTAVGAGTLFLPIQLGSAGAIVLFITALVAYPLTYWPHRALAQFILSSKTKGNEGITGAVSHYYGRKIGNLITTLYFIAFFVVVQIYAVAITNSLTEQLAKHLTVDTAVRVLVSLGVVLVLNLIFLMGRHITIKVMGFLVFPLIAYFLFVSLYLIGSWQPSLLTSQMAVDRHTLHQVWISIPVMVFAFSHTPIISTFAVDRREKFADGAMDKCKKIMKVAYLIICLSVLFFVFSCLLSIPPSYIVTAKEQGVTILSALSMMPSSPAWLGISGIIVAIIAMSKSFLGTYFGVIEGATEIVKSSLNQVGVKKSRAFNRAISIMGVSLITFAVCCINPNAISMIYAISGPLIAMILFIMPTLSTYLIPSLKQYRSIGNLLTLIVGVLCVSVMFVG